In the Rhododendron vialii isolate Sample 1 chromosome 2a, ASM3025357v1 genome, CCTCCacattttggatcaaaaataGGGCACCCCTTTcctagataagtatatatattttctgtatGTAATTATAATACAAATTCCTTTGATGGTTCAATGGTAAAGTGTTTGCTCTTTTACATAAGTTGTCTAGGTTCAAACTTGAGTCTACTGAATATTATTGCAACCGTACAAGCCATTAAGGCcaaaatatttaccatgttaaatagtatgaatgaaaattatatatagaaaagtatttttgtttattatttttaaattaaaaaatttatgtaggGCACTATTCCATCACTTGGCCTAGGGCATCCAAATACATTAGGCCGGCCCTGTCCAGGAAGGAACTGGCAGGATGAACTTCATGTTGAAAATTTAAAATCTGATGCCTGTAGTTAATGGGAGTACCATGCTTTGGTCAAGGATGGGCCTTATCTATCATGCGGTAAAGAAATGAAATGCACGCTACCAAAAGTTTGGTTGTCCACCTAGGGATAACAACGGTTCGGTTCGAGTAAATtgtaaaaccaaaatcaaaaccaaaaccaaaacttatAATCGAAACCAAAACAAGTGGGTTTCTTTTTGCCTAAATCATAACCAAAACCGTTGGCTACCGATTCGATTTGGTTCTCACCAAAATCAGTGGTCAACATTCTTAATCAAGCAAAAGAGAAACGGAAAGCGATTCATTGGATTGACTGACTGAATAGGACAGATGTGAGCGATAGACGAGAGTTGACTTAATCAACAAGataaaagggaagaaaaaaaaatagacaatgtaaATAATAATAGGTGTAATTACTACAATGtgaatccattttcaaaatacGACGATAAGAAGAGAGTGAATCCACAGAGttcaaaaataccaaaatatccaacaaaataacataaaattgTCAACGTAAAGTTCAtattcgtgtgtgtgtgtgtgtgtatatatatatatatatataatattatacGTATATGTATAATAGTAGGGTATTTTCATCATTATACTGCGGTTCACTTATGGTTCCGTTTTGGGGCAGTTACCATATAAAACTGAAACCTAAACCACACTGGTCGTTTGTTTCAAACTTAAAACCCAAATCATAACCACAGTCAAAAACCATCCCAAGTAGTTCATTGCAGTTTGATTATGATCTGAACCGATTGTCAAACTTGggcttttacctctaggttcagaaaataaaaagtaatttcCACCAGGCTTCCTCTAATTAATGAAACCAAAGAGAGAGAACTAATTGTCGTTGGCCTTAATTCTCCCAATATTCAAATAGCACATTAAAAGcattagttttcttttcttcgcAAATGTCACACACAATTGGAGCACTAAACAcaacaaataaaaatgaaatcaGACTCCAGACTTGCCATAACCTCTCAGAAATTTCACACATTTTGGAGAATGTGTTGATAGGGTATTGTAAACCTCGGAATAAATACAGAGACTAATGAATTTTTTACCAAAAGTAGTTACACAAAAGACACCCCAAACACAAGTACACACCCTAAACAACCCAAAACCTAATGGTGAACATTCTGACAACACACAGAAAGATGTGGAAGCTCAACAAAATGCCAATGCTGTTCCATGAAACACACTCTCGAGAATTGGTAATGTACATGTTTCATAACCTGTATATCAACCAATTCCCAGTACCATGCAGGCAAATCTCCAACAATAGTCAACCGTATGAGATGTTATGATTTCTGAAGCACACACTTTTCGTAAAGGGAAAGGATGTCTTTCTTGTTTGGATTCCTCAACTGAAGCAGCTGAGCACCGAAATTATGTTTTGTCAGCTCCTGCCTCAGTTTCTGAACAGTAAACCTTGTATAATCTTCTGAATTCGTTTGCTGGCTGTGATTATCCTCATCACCCTTGAACACCGACCCTCCATCTTCCGGCTGTTGGCCCTTTAAGGAGCTAGTCATAGTTTTCGATCTCTTATTTCCTCTAACTGCCGTGTCATCCACATCCATATCCTGAACCGATTCCACACCCATTTCGAAATCATCAATTCTTAGCCGTTTCCCATGAGAAGCCGTTTTAAGCTTATTACCAAGTGCCGTTTCGTTGAGTTGAACTTGGGTCAATTTTTGCTGAAGCGAGTCAAGTTTTCCTTGTGTTAATTGTAACTGAAGAGAGAGTGCTTCTGCTCTATTGTTTGCTTCTGCACAAGCTGCTCGCTCAGTCTCTAATAGGCTCTCAAGGACTTGAACCGTACTAGCTCTCTGTTCATTGTTAGATTTTAATAGCGACTCAATTTCCTTCTCCCTTTCTTCGACTCTTGCCTCTAGCATTGAGacttttgaaatagcatccagtTCAGCAACTCTGTATCTCTCGGATTCATTCGCCAGGTCACATTTTTGCCTGTCTAAACTTTCAATAAGCCTCTCTGATCTCTCAATTTGGGCTAACCTTTCCATTGCTACACGCTGAATTTCGGTTTTGTCCTTTTGAGCAGTGACAGCCTCTGAGCGTGCTCTATCAGCTAATTCAGTTGCTCTTTTGGCTTCCCTCTCCGCAGCTTTGCATCTCTCTTGAACTTCCTCAAACCTGTTGAATTCAGATAGGTATCTTTGTTCCAAATGGATTTTTTCCTGTTCCAGTATCCGGGCTTCTCTTTCATATGATTGAGCTGTAGCATTTGCAGCTTCTAATCTCTCACCTAACTCCTTAATTTCATGCTTAATCGCAGAGACTTCTGAATTGTAGTTCTTTATCTTTGACTCAGCTGCCTGTGGTAATGATAGAGCACATGTCAACACTACTATGCAAATCGGCAAATTGAGATGAGTACTGCTAGGGATGAATATATGTGCACATCCATATCATTCGGAATGTAAAGCGGACAGATCAATCTGACTGGAGTCTTCTTACAGTAATATGGTAAATGCTGGCATAAGATACATCTGCTATATATTTTTCCTAAGGTActaaaaaaagattaatttgaACTACCAAATATCCCGCAGTACCCTCAAAGAGAGACAAATCTTACTGCACTGGGACAATACGTAACGTTCACTATTCGAAATTCAAATCCATTATGCTATCAACATGCAAAGAATAGCCAGACTAAAACTAGCATATAAAAAACAGTAGGGGACTCAATTGCTCCTGTCCCTGCAAGGTAAAAAAGCAACAAACGTGTGCAGGATGTAAAAGATTATTCCCAAATGGTGTAAAAGCCCAAAACTCACCTTCAATTCCAAACTCAAAGTTGTCAAGCGCTGCTCTGCATATTCAATCTTTGATGCCTTATCCTTTATTTCCTCTTCCTGCAGGTTCAtcaccaaaagaagaaaaacaataaacaaacaaatcacaACACTCCGGTATCATCAACTGCTACAAAGGTAATACACTGCAAAAGAAATTACTAAATCAGAGGAAGAAAGAGATTCACCTTCTCAGCCAAGGTATAAGAAAATTCTTCCCTCAAAGCATCTTCCCTCTGCTGCGTCTGCTTATTACTGCGTTCCTGAACAACTGCTGCCTTCTCAAGAGCAGCTTTTGCTTCCCTGACAGCAATATCATACTTCCGCTTCCACTCCTCTGCCTCCTCTTGGGCAGACTGTGATTGTTCCCTGGCAGCAGCCATTCTTGCCTCTGCAGCACTGCTCTTGGACTTCAGAATCGCAATTTCTGCGCTTAACTGGTCTTCTTCAGCCTTCTGCCTCGAAATGACCTGTTCATATTTCCTTTTCCAATCCAATGACTCGTGTTTGGTAGAGGCTAATGATTTTGATAAGCTAGAACTCCTCTCTTCCAGTGAACTACATTTACTCTGCAAATTTGTTATCCGACTCATATAATCATCTGCAAGCTTTTTCTTGTCGTTTATAGCATCCTCGTAACGCTTCAAATATTCAGATTTATACGTTTCGCTAGCTTCTAATTGCTTGTTAAGCAAACCCATCTTATCTTCAATTGAGCGGCATTTCAAGGCGAGTGAACTCCTCTCTGATCCAATTTGATCTATCTGCTTCTTGATGAGATCAAGGATAGGACCTTCCAAACTGGGAATCACACGCGCATATTTAGTTAAGATTCAAAACACATTAAATAAGTAACAAAGGATGATGTTAACCTTTGTCTTAAAAAGATGGCCAGTTTCCTCCATTTTTCTGGGCCATGAGATGATGCTTCATACTTTGATAAAATATTATCAAGAACCTGCATAACATACAACCACATTATATTCCAAGGACCAAAAAGAATTCCAAATCTTTCTATTTTCTAATTCTACAAGGAACCCAGCGTATCATGTTCATAACCATACCAACACTGAAATAAGCATTAACTTTTAACTTGAAGAACTTAATGCCGTAAATATGTATGATCACActaacaaaactaaaaaacttaATGCACTCCATCTACACAAGTTGCGCTTCGGCCATGACCATCAACAATCAGGCGTCCATCACCATCGACTTCCAAGACAATTGGGCTGCTTTTGCAAAGCCTCTATTATGTAGTTAGCTAACTAACAAGTTACAACTTACAATTAATCTTGGAGCTTTATTTCTAATTTATGGTTATGACTTCCACTTCATAGCTCTCCCACTCTCTCCCTCCGATTTGGGTACAGTGAGCAACCAAACGAAATCCCTAGCCACCAGACTGACTTGATATAACTCGAACCTGCCCAGTCTAATCTAAAAGACGGTCCTGGTGTTTTTCAAATCAGGGACGCTGACCACTTCGAGTCAGTGGTCAATTGTCCCCAAATCCAGACGCCCTGAACCAATTTCAACCCAATTTTTTAAGGTAGTTCATTAGTCAGCAAAAAAATGTTTCACTTTGAAGCTTCAGTTAAAATGTTGGCTTTCTATTTTGAAAACTATTGACAAATTAAACATTTTAGACGATAAATTCAGAAAACCATAATTACTGAGATTTAGAAATGACTACAGCAAGAAATAGGTATCTCATTTTAACTCGAAGAAAACCCAATGACAAAAGAGTAGATTGAAAAAGTATAACGAATGAGAATGCCTGCCTTGCTTTAATCGTACAAAAAACGCAACATATTAACACACAGTCACACACTCACCTTAAGAATGTTGTCCACTTTTGCATCGGGAGCATGGCAAGCTGATCTCAGTTCCTTTTCCATGTTCTGTATAGCATTTGATAATTGTAAGTATGCCTCCCTAAAAGCATCCCTTTTGTAGTCCTGCAGTAACAGCCAATCTCAATGATTAATGACAGCAATATTTGTTACCACAAAGCTGGACAGCCAGGACTAAATACCGCTTGATAAGATGAACCTAATTTAGGTACTCAATTAAGAAGTCGTACTTTATATCCTAAGGTGTACAAAGAATGGAGAGAGACCAAAATTTACATAGGTGcacaatcaaaaaaataatttgcgcAGGCCTCATTATTGCCAGATTTTGCTAAACCACACAATTGAAAAGAATTCCCTTGTGCAGTTAACCATTTGGatgacaaatccaaatccattcTGTCTTTGATTGGAAGGAATGCCTATACCAGTACAAGTAGAGAAACTGACATGGTATACTAATAAGTGTTCTTATTTCGGAAATGAGCAACAGTAAAAAGTAATACTCACGTGAAATATATCGTTCTGGTAAAGGTAATCATGTAACATACCTATGATCAAAGTAAATATagtagtttcttttttttgtattggaAGTTAGCTAATGAATGAAAGGGGCATGGtaaattgaatttttattgTCGCCTATACAGGCAACATGGATGGTCTGAACGCAAATTGTTATGGTATGAGGAACGGGAACGTGGCACACCATATACCCTAAATTGTGGTACGGTAGGATTAAGCTTCTATTGATTACAAAATTAGAATGTACTTATTTTGAGCAATAAAATTTAGTATAAATAAAAGAGTTTCCAAAATTTTAATGCTCACCACATTTCTCCGAGCATAAAAACCAATCATCTAACATCTTCTCTTGCCAAAGCTCCACTTTCTACATTTTTTCACTTTATCACATTTGATACATTGGGAACAATTTGTGGATAACTTCGGATTGCTAAAGTCACTTTTTCGGAACGAAGATACACCGCGTTCGGACTGTACATTAAATTTTGCAATTCGGTACAAGCATTCCCAGGTAACATATGTTTGTTGAGTGTTAGACAGAAATACGGGGGCCAAAACGAAGTGTCCAAGCTTGAAAGAAGTTAATTGTCAGTTTGAGAAGCTTTAGACTCAATCCCCATTGTCAAAACCTAAGAAGCAGGGACATGTCAAAGAAGGATACATGTCCGTCTCAGACACATGTTGGACACAAACACTTCTTGAAACGTGTTACGAGTCCAATTCCAATACTCTTTTTTGTGTccataaataagaaataaaattcttAATTCCGACATGCGTTCAATATTCTTTCTGCAATGTGTCGGACACTTCTTAGGTGTCTATGACTAAGAAATTGGCATGCAATCAACACTTTTTAAATACTTAGGTAACGTGTGATTATCATCAACATTCTGAAAACTGATATCATTATTGAATACAAGTTGGACATAATTATATTTCACTCAAAATTTATAGCAAAATGCAAATAGATACACAAAAGAAATGTTAGGAAGAGGTTTTTTAAAACGTTTTCTTTAGTTCAGTGTCCATCAGATTCTTCATAACTTCTTGCACCGTAGTTATTATTTAGTATAGCCCAGGCGCAAAGTTCTGTTGGGCCTGAGGCGAGAGGCACAAGGCAAGGGGCACGCCTTTCTGAAAAGAGGCACACCTATgcgaaaaaataattattttttgaaaataattgtgtTATGTGCGCTAAGCTCGCCTTTTTGTGTgcttttttgaaagaaagcgCACTTTTTTGATCAATTTGAAAGAAGTGCGCTTTTTTGCGCCTTGTCACTATTCTTGCCTTGTCGCTTTTTGCTTGCCTTTTTCAAGTCGCCTCGCCTTGGGCCTAGGCGCGCCTTTGACAACTAATAGGGTGCAGACTCATGGTGATAGATACCTCTATAATTGAATATTTACGAAACAGAGTATCCCTAATGTGTTTGTGTCCTATTTCTTGAAAAATAGCATATCTGCGTGTCTGTGTCGTATCTCATACATATTCCATTTGTTTGAAATTTAATTCAGAGAAAAAATTGACTCACTCAAGTTACTTATTTGAGGTCAGAGCTACACATATAGATAACGTGTTTGGAATAACAGCAGTAATACGTAACTATTCCATACTACATAAAAACAAGTTTAAAGGGTAGGACATAATTCTTCTGCTCCAATTAATATTGAAGTCTCTGGAAGCTTTAATGTAATCATACATCACATATAGATAACGTGTTTGGAATAACAGCAGTAATACGTAACTGTGCCATACTACATAAAAACAAGTTTAAAGGGTAGGACATAATTCTTCTGCTCCAATTAATATTGAAGTCTCTGGAAGCTTTAATGTAATCATACATCATTCGGATGTTACGCATAAAATGACAGACAGTTCATACACGATACAATTAccatcaacaaaataaaagaagattgccgatcaaaaaaaaaaaaaaaagataaaagaagatTTGAGCATGAAAGAAACTGCACACTTCTATGATCgaatgggaaaaaaaggaaaagaaagcaaGGATTACCTCAAATGCCTTCCTTAAAAAGTCTAGGAGACGCTTTTCATATTTTTGTCGTGTTGAACCAGTACCTATAGCAGTATTATTGAATGCAGCAATCGACTTTTGAACTGCTTCTTCATGTGCTTCCCTTAGAGCAACCTACAATCGCCTAACAATCAGAAAGCATTCAATCCAACAAGTCGACTGAAAGCAACAAAACTCACTTCCTCAGGCGGCTTTGAACGGTCAAAAGAAGACATATAAACATTAGTTGCTAAATCATATGCCCTCTGACATTCTGCTTCTTCAACACTCTGCAAAACAGTTGAAACCACAAGAAAGTTGTCCAAAAGATTACTAGCACATACTAATTTGCTCAAGCATCACATTAGTATCAGTCTTCCCAAGCAAATAAAGCAATCCAGACAAAATTTATTTGTAGCATCCACTGGTACAAATTCACAAGCATGAAGTTCGTAAATAAAGCAGAAGTATAAGAAAGGACAAGAAGACAAGAATCAATTTGTTGTTCTACAAGATTCCTTTTAGTTTTTCTTGAGAAGTTTCTCCAAAACATGGCAATTGAGCTTTCAAGATTGAACCAACGAACATATAAATCTATGGGCAAAGTCATTTACTTTGCATCAATCTTTTATAAGTCAACTGCAAAACATGGAAGATATATTCCATGAAGGATAGAAGGTTGTGCCAACGCTAAGCCATTTTAGCAGGGAAATCATTCTATCTTTGCTTTCCTTCCAAGTGGAACAAAGGAAGCAAGGCACTGTGACATGACACCAATATCATGATAATGTTCGCAGCATTTTGCACACTTGAGCATTGATAGCACAAGACTGAAAAAGCATAGAGCCTTCAAGTGCACCAACAATCAAAACTTACAAGAAATCATGCGAGCATAGACAAAGGGaataggaaaaaaagagagctcAACAAATAATGGTACCTGCCATGAGGAGGTTATCGTAGGCACAGCACCTTTATTAATTGCATCCAGAAAAGACTGAGTAATACGAGCAAGAATGGGTCCCGTCATTACAGTAGCCCCTACTTGCTTGGGCCTAGTCCTCTCAAAAACAAACTTTGTCAAAGCATCCAGACCAGATCTAAATTCTGGTCTTAGTTTGTCCAACTGCATCAATAGACCAATAAATATgcaaaaaacaaacataaagtGAACGTAAGAGCCATATTTTATTGACAGCCACGATAAGGACCATGAAGACGCTGGTCTAATCCaataaaaacagaaagggacataCAGGAATTTGGTCAAGTCGTTGGAGTTCATTTTCATTGCTCAAAGGCCGGACAAGGGCAAAGCATTCTCTATCCGGAAAAAGAGCCCGAATAGAATCGCGAATCTAGTAATCATAAGTATAGTAATGTTAGAACAGCGAATTTGCTAATGTGCAGCAGCAAAGAgcatttaaattttaaatatgAAGCGCTCAAAACTGAAACATACAATAAtcaccaaaaataaaatccagACACGAAAAAGCGGAAACACTATCTAATAAATTTCCCCCCTTTGCTTTCACTAGTTACCACAGAATTTTATGACATGAGCACAACTAGATCACCTCATTTTTGGAAGCTATATCTCTAGCACCGCCTTGAACTGACCTTAGAGCTAGCTCTAGGTAGTCACGGGGTGTTATTTTCCTATTATCTTCCACCAAGTCCAAATAGAAGTCCTGCAACAAAGAACTAAACAGTGAATAGATAATCTGCACAACACAAGCAAACATGTAACTGGATAAATATTATCCAGACACGTATGGGAGACCAACAtacaaaatactactccctccgtcccaaaatgtttgtcccgtccgcaaaacgagaacaTAAAAATACTACAACTTCTTTTcaagaaaatatcaaaattgTTTCAACAGATTACTAGATGTCAAGGAGTACTTTCAAGTTATAAGAAaatttcaattgtttttaaGTCATCGTTTTGTGGAGCAGACACATTTTGGGAGGGGGTAGCAGCATATGTAAGAATACAGTATCTACACCCACAGATCAACAAAAAATGATGTTAGCAAATTACCCTTAAAAGCCAAACAAAGACTGGGGAGAATTGACCGAGCTCAGAAGCAGTACTCCGTCCTCCAGATGCTCTAACACGaatatgtttagtcatttcagtAACAAGAGACAGGCGATCAAGGCTGGCTTCATCAATACCACCCATCTGAATTGACCGCAATACAAAAACAGCAGTCATTACCAAATGTAAAGCATAACATCTGCCAGAAATTACACATACCACAAGCTACTTGTAATATGCCTCACATCACAAGTTAGAAAAGAGGGATAATTCAATATGACAATGCCGTGTAAAATAATCAAGAACTCAAAATCAGTTTATCAAACCTGGTTGTACACAAACATGCTTGATAAGAGAACAGCTAAGGAGAATATCTGTGTGCTGTATGTTCCCTGTCAGAAACAAacgaaaagaaaacaaaaattagatTACTGAGGATATTAGTGAAAAAAACataacccaaaaataaaagtcaAATAACACACCACGAAGGAAATTGGAGATCCTGATTGTGTTAATCAACTCCAATAAGTATCACGCACAAGATgtataaaaataagaaactgGTCTAGAGTAATACTGTGAAGTGCCAAATCTACACAAATAAGGGCAGTATTAAAAATCCCACCAGCTACTTgcgagaaaaaaagaaacacaccGTTTGATCATAAGCATCAATTCCTTCACTATCTAACAGTAAGAGGTTATATTCAGTTCCGTCAAGAGCAGTTCTCCTTATGGGTGCACTCCACAACCAAAGCCCTTTTGTACAAGGCCGATGAGTCGATGCCACTTGAAATCCACTGCTTCTTCCAAGAAGCTAGAGCACATAATTGAAAGCAGCAGTTTTAGATATAGGTGTGACTAGAAAAACTTTATAAACAATAATAGGTTCAGATTATGGCATCACAAGAGAAGCAAACATGCATTACTACAAAAGATAATTAACAAGCAATATCATCAGCACTTCGTGAATTGAATTGCATCATTATTGAGTTGCATGAAGCCATGAACTGAACAAAAGCGAATTAAAACCTAAACCATAAGCCAAATAAACTAAATAACCATTTCTAGGGGTTGGCTGCATGAATAGATTTTCAAAATTGGTTAAAATATAAATTACACCATAAACGATAATAACATGAAACATTCACACATTGAAGTAGTACTCGAGGCGTTAACTAGTGTCAAGCACAACCCTAGGTCATCCAGAATCAAGCATCTGCTGCCTCCTCAAATGCACTAAGAGCATTCTTGAGGTCACAATCTTTTCATTGCAGTCCAGTATATTCTCTTGTGAATTATTCTGCACCTCATATTTAGATTGTGTCACAAAACCCACACACGCTGTATAGCATTGTCTGTGAATGAAGACGGTGAtctgtttgttgttttcctAGCATCTCGAGTCGGGGAATACCCTTGATTGTAGATTCATAAAGTGGATTTGCTCAGGTTGTCTAATTTTGTCCATGGTTTTGTCAGGATTTGAGTTTCCGTATTAATACCTAGTGCACTTGTTCTTTACCTTATCGTTGTTGCCTAATTTCAATCGTTGTTGAATTCCAACAGGACTTAACTGTCGCTTGGTAAGATTAAGAATATTAAATTGTAAGATTAATATTGGGTGATGAATTAGGTTGAGCTTATTTACCCCTCTCT is a window encoding:
- the LOC131315966 gene encoding uncharacterized protein LOC131315966, with the protein product MDNMRRLFSRSSGDSPHSSPEPSPPQSVTAGPARPIRLVYCDEKGKFQMDPEAVAALQLVKGPIGVVSVCGRARQGKSYILNQLLGRSSGFQVASTHRPCTKGLWLWSAPIRRTALDGTEYNLLLLDSEGIDAYDQTGTYSTQIFSLAVLLSSMFVYNQMGGIDEASLDRLSLVTEMTKHIRVRASGGRSTASELGQFSPVFVWLLRDFYLDLVEDNRKITPRDYLELALRSVQGGARDIASKNEIRDSIRALFPDRECFALVRPLSNENELQRLDQIPLDKLRPEFRSGLDALTKFVFERTRPKQVGATVMTGPILARITQSFLDAINKGAVPTITSSWQSVEEAECQRAYDLATNVYMSSFDRSKPPEEVALREAHEEAVQKSIAAFNNTAIGTGSTRQKYEKRLLDFLRKAFEDYKRDAFREAYLQLSNAIQNMEKELRSACHAPDAKVDNILKVLDNILSKYEASSHGPEKWRKLAIFLRQSLEGPILDLIKKQIDQIGSERSSLALKCRSIEDKMGLLNKQLEASETYKSEYLKRYEDAINDKKKLADDYMSRITNLQSKCSSLEERSSSLSKSLASTKHESLDWKRKYEQVISRQKAEEDQLSAEIAILKSKSSAAEARMAAAREQSQSAQEEAEEWKRKYDIAVREAKAALEKAAVVQERSNKQTQQREDALREEFSYTLAEKEEEIKDKASKIEYAEQRLTTLSLELKAAESKIKNYNSEVSAIKHEIKELGERLEAANATAQSYEREARILEQEKIHLEQRYLSEFNRFEEVQERCKAAEREAKRATELADRARSEAVTAQKDKTEIQRVAMERLAQIERSERLIESLDRQKCDLANESERYRVAELDAISKVSMLEARVEEREKEIESLLKSNNEQRASTVQVLESLLETERAACAEANNRAEALSLQLQLTQGKLDSLQQKLTQVQLNETALGNKLKTASHGKRLRIDDFEMGVESVQDMDVDDTAVRGNKRSKTMTSSLKGQQPEDGGSVFKGDEDNHSQQTNSEDYTRFTVQKLRQELTKHNFGAQLLQLRNPNKKDILSLYEKCVLQKS